In Nerophis ophidion isolate RoL-2023_Sa linkage group LG03, RoL_Noph_v1.0, whole genome shotgun sequence, the following are encoded in one genomic region:
- the LOC133548854 gene encoding creatine kinase, testis isozyme-like, with amino-acid sequence MDQVSEDMSNLQLGGRSVKDDFPNLSEHNNHMAKFLTIDLYSKLREQCTPNGFTIDDVIQTGVDNPGHPYIMTVGCVAGDEESYEVFKDLMDLVIEERHGGYLPNDMHKTDLNPENLKGGDLDDNYVLSSRVRTGRSIRGYCLPPHCSRGERRAVERLSIEALDSLKGDLQGKYYALKNMTDEEQQQLIDDHLLFDKPVSPLLLASGMARDWPDGRGIWHNDNKTFLVWVNEEDHLRVISMQKGGNMKEVFTRFCTGLTQLESLFKEKGEAFMWNEHLGYILTCPSNLGTGLRAGVHVKLPNMGQHPEFNEVLKRLRLQKRGTGGVDTDAVGGVFDISNADRLGFSEVELVQMVVDGVKLLVEMEKKLETGEPIDSLMPSIQRYRTEETIVII; translated from the exons ATGGATCAAGT GTCCGAAGATATGTCCAACCTTCAGCTCGGGGGTCGGTCAGTGAAGGACGACTTTCCCAATCTTAGCGAGCACAACAACCACATGGCCAAGTTTTTAACCATTGACTTGTACAGTAAACTGAGAGAACAGTGTACTCCTAATGGATTCACTATAGATGATGTCATTCAGACAGGCGTCGACAATCCAG GTCACCCCTACATCATGACTGTGGGTTGTGTGGCCGGAGACGAGGAGTCGTACGAGGTCTTCAAAGACTTGATGGACCTTGTGATTGAGGAACGACATGGAGGTTACTTACCGAATGACATGCACAAGACTGACCTCAATCCTGAAAATCTGAAG GGAGGCGACCTCGACGACAACTACGTTCTGAGTTCTCGTGTCCGAACGGGCCGCAGCATCCGTGGCTATTGCCTGCCGCCACACTGCAGCCGTGGAGAAAGACGTGCTGTGGAGAGGCTCTCTATTGAAG CCCTGGATTCCCTGAAAGGCGACCTGCAGGGGAAATACTACGCCTTGAAGAACATGACTGATGAGGAGCAGCAGCAGCTGATTGATGACCACCTGCTGTTTGACAAGCCGGTGTCCCCATTGCTGCTGGCTTCAGGGATGGCCCGTGATTGGCCTGACGGCAGAGGCATCTG GCACAACGACAATAAGACCTTCCTGGTGTGGGTGAACGAGGAGGACCATCTGCGAGTGATCTCCATGCAGAAAGGAGGCAACATGAAGGAAGTGTTTACTCGCTTCTGTACCGGACTCACTCAG CTGGAGTCTTTGTTCAAAGAAAAAGGTGAAGCTTTCATGTGGAACGAGCACCTGGGCTACATCCTGACTTGCCCATCCAACCTTGGGACTGGTTTGCGTGCTGGAGTCCATGTGAAGCTTCCAAACATGGGCCAGCACCCTGAGTTTAACGAAGTTCTGAAAAGGCTTAGGCTTCAGAAACGTGGAACTG GTGGCGTGGACACTGATGCTGTTGGTGGAGTCTTTGACATATCAAACGCAGACAGACTGGGCTTCTCTGAGGTGGAGCTGGTGCAGATGGTGGTTGATGGTGTCAAGCTGCTGGTGGAGATGGAGAAGAAACTGGAGACGGGCGAACCAATCGATAGCCTCATGCCCAGCATCCAGAGGTATAGAACGGAAGAAACAATTGTCATCATTTGA